Proteins from one Mastacembelus armatus chromosome 16, fMasArm1.2, whole genome shotgun sequence genomic window:
- the fxyd11 gene encoding FXYD domain-containing ion transport regulator 11: MGQLNFLAVIAVLFSLFVEAEANPFVYNYESLRIGGLVCTGLLVAGGVSVLLYKQCPRKSRKVEDGSSEI; this comes from the exons ATGGGGCAACTCAACTTTCTGGCTGTAATTGCag TGCTCTTCAGCCTTTTTGTGGAAGCTGAAGCAA ATCCATTTGTTTATA ACTATGAGAGTCTACGGATTGGAGGCCTGGTCTGCACCGGCTTGTTGGTGGCTGGAGGAGTCAGCGTTTTACTCT ATAAACAATGTCCCAGAAAGAGCCG AAAAGTGGAAGACGGCAGCAGTGAAATCTAA